A genomic segment from Micromonospora echinaurantiaca encodes:
- a CDS encoding phosphoglyceromutase, with translation MTASEGPTVGTLVLLRHGESDWNAKNLFTGWVDVDLTEKGENEARRGGELLREHDLLPDVVHTSVLRRATRTAELALNAADRHWIAVRRSWRLNERHYGALQGKNKKQTLDEYGEEQFMLWRRSYDTPPPPIADGDEWSQVGDPRYALLPSELMPRTECLKDVVERMLPYWYDSIVPDILAGRTVLVAAHGNSLRALVKHLDQISDEAIAKLNIPTGIPLRYDLDAHLRPHTLGGTYLDPAAAKEAAAAVANQGR, from the coding sequence ATGACTGCGAGCGAGGGGCCCACCGTCGGGACGCTGGTCCTGCTGCGGCACGGCGAGAGCGACTGGAACGCCAAGAACCTCTTCACCGGCTGGGTCGACGTCGACCTCACCGAGAAGGGCGAGAACGAGGCGCGCCGCGGCGGCGAGCTGCTGCGCGAGCACGACCTGCTGCCGGACGTGGTGCACACCAGCGTGCTGCGCCGCGCGACCCGTACCGCCGAGCTGGCGCTGAACGCCGCGGACCGGCACTGGATCGCGGTCCGCCGGTCCTGGCGGCTCAACGAGCGCCACTACGGCGCGCTGCAGGGCAAGAACAAGAAGCAGACGCTGGACGAGTACGGCGAGGAGCAGTTCATGCTCTGGCGTCGCTCGTACGACACCCCGCCGCCGCCGATCGCGGACGGCGACGAGTGGTCCCAGGTCGGCGACCCGCGGTACGCGCTGCTGCCGAGCGAGCTGATGCCGCGTACCGAGTGCCTGAAGGACGTCGTCGAGCGAATGCTGCCCTACTGGTACGACTCGATCGTGCCGGACATCCTGGCCGGCCGTACGGTGCTGGTGGCCGCGCACGGCAACTCGCTGCGCGCCCTGGTCAAGCACCTGGACCAGATCTCCGACGAGGCGATCGCCAAGCTGAACATCCCGACCGGCATCCCGCTGCGCTACGACCTCGACGCGCACCTGCGCCCGCACACCCTGGGCGGCACCTACCTCGACCCGGCCGCCGCCAAGGAGGCCGCCGCCGCGGTGGCGAACCAGGGCCGCTGA
- the phoU gene encoding phosphate signaling complex protein PhoU has protein sequence MRDEFRADLQIVSQLLVDMAEGIRAAMRQATRALLTADRRAAETVIERDAEIDDLYRHVEERVCDLLARQAPVASDLRAMITALHVAADLERMGDLADHVAKTALRRHPSPAVPAELRPIFTDMAAIADRMAEKIASVLAKPDVAVAAELDRVDDAMDDLHRSLFAVLLGEDWPYGVETAIDATLLGRFYERFADHAVNTAEHVIYLITGETTPPAN, from the coding sequence ATGCGCGACGAGTTCCGGGCTGACCTGCAGATCGTCAGCCAACTGCTGGTGGACATGGCGGAGGGGATCCGGGCCGCGATGCGGCAGGCCACCCGCGCCCTGCTCACCGCGGACCGCCGGGCCGCGGAGACGGTGATCGAGCGGGACGCCGAGATCGACGACCTCTACCGGCACGTCGAGGAGCGGGTCTGCGACCTGCTCGCCCGGCAGGCGCCGGTCGCCTCCGACCTGCGCGCCATGATCACGGCGCTGCACGTCGCGGCCGACCTGGAGCGGATGGGTGACCTGGCCGACCACGTGGCGAAGACCGCGCTGCGGCGGCACCCGTCGCCGGCCGTGCCGGCCGAGCTGCGGCCGATCTTCACCGACATGGCCGCGATCGCCGACCGGATGGCCGAGAAGATCGCGTCGGTGCTGGCCAAGCCCGACGTGGCGGTCGCCGCCGAACTGGACCGCGTCGACGACGCCATGGACGACCTGCACCGCAGCCTGTTCGCGGTGCTGCTCGGCGAGGACTGGCCGTACGGGGTGGAGACCGCGATCGACGCCACCCTGCTCGGCCGCTTCTACGAGCGGTTCGCCGACCACGCGGTGAACACCGCCGAGCACGTGATCTACCTGATCACCGGGGAGACCACACCCCCGGCCAACTGA
- a CDS encoding MDR family MFS transporter produces the protein MRTVRGWFRDTAGGLPARFWYLWTGTLINRLGSFVLVFLAIYLTQERGFSASQAGLVIGLWGVGGAVGTTVGGTLTDRWGRRPTLFTAHLGAAAMMLTLGLARDLWAVALGALLLGMFAEAARPAFGAMMIDVVPAKDRLRAFSLNYWAINLGFACAAVLAGLAAQADYLLLFVVDAATMLVTALIIFIKVGETRTAVTVAPGQAKGEPPAGALRTILTDRVFLGFVALNLLSALVFLQHISMLPIAMGDSGLTPATYGSVIALNGVLIVVGQLFVPRLIRGRSRSHVLALASVVMGVGFGLTAFADAAWFYGITVLIWTLGEMLNSPSNATLIAELSPAELRGRYQGVFSLSWQVAGAVAPILGGLVREQAGNGALWLGCAAIGAVTAVAHLVSGPARERRAVALRAATEPVVPVTATRTPAPEAAEAAATAPALPVRSGADAAPPAADSDGVDGSAAGGPGRPRSTESAGAR, from the coding sequence ATGCGGACGGTGCGGGGCTGGTTCAGGGACACGGCGGGCGGACTGCCGGCGCGGTTCTGGTACCTCTGGACCGGCACCCTGATCAACCGGCTCGGCTCGTTCGTGCTGGTGTTCCTGGCCATCTACCTCACCCAGGAGCGCGGCTTCTCCGCCTCGCAGGCCGGCCTGGTGATCGGCCTCTGGGGCGTCGGCGGCGCGGTCGGCACCACCGTCGGTGGCACGCTGACCGACCGCTGGGGTCGCCGGCCCACCCTGTTCACCGCGCACCTGGGCGCGGCCGCCATGATGCTCACCCTCGGCCTCGCCCGGGACCTGTGGGCGGTGGCGCTCGGCGCCCTGCTGCTCGGCATGTTCGCCGAGGCGGCCCGGCCGGCGTTCGGCGCCATGATGATCGACGTGGTGCCAGCCAAGGACCGGCTGCGGGCCTTCTCGCTGAACTACTGGGCGATCAACCTCGGCTTCGCCTGCGCGGCGGTGCTCGCCGGCCTCGCCGCCCAGGCCGACTACCTGCTGCTCTTCGTGGTCGACGCGGCCACCATGCTGGTCACCGCGCTGATCATCTTCATCAAGGTCGGCGAGACCCGGACCGCGGTCACCGTGGCGCCGGGACAGGCCAAGGGCGAGCCGCCGGCCGGGGCGCTACGCACCATCCTGACCGACCGGGTCTTCCTGGGCTTCGTGGCGTTGAACCTGCTCTCCGCGCTGGTCTTCCTCCAGCACATCTCGATGCTGCCGATCGCGATGGGTGACTCGGGCCTGACCCCCGCCACCTACGGCTCGGTGATCGCGCTCAACGGCGTGCTGATCGTGGTGGGGCAGCTCTTCGTACCCCGGCTGATCCGGGGCCGGAGCAGGTCGCACGTGCTCGCCCTGGCCTCGGTGGTGATGGGCGTCGGCTTCGGGCTGACCGCGTTCGCGGACGCCGCCTGGTTCTACGGGATCACCGTGCTGATCTGGACGCTCGGCGAGATGCTCAACTCGCCGTCCAACGCCACCCTCATCGCCGAACTCTCCCCCGCCGAGCTGCGCGGTCGCTACCAGGGCGTCTTCTCGCTCTCCTGGCAGGTGGCCGGCGCTGTGGCACCGATCCTCGGCGGCCTGGTCCGCGAGCAGGCCGGCAACGGCGCGCTCTGGCTCGGCTGCGCGGCGATCGGCGCCGTGACGGCGGTCGCCCACCTGGTCTCCGGGCCGGCTCGGGAGCGGCGCGCCGTGGCGCTGCGGGCGGCCACCGAGCCGGTCGTGCCGGTCACCGCCACCCGGACGCCGGCGCCCGAGGCGGCCGAGGCGGCGGCCACCGCCCCCGCCCTGCCGGTCCGGTCGGGTGCGGATGCCGCGCCGCCGGCCGCCGACAGCGACGGGGTGGACGGGTCGGCGGCGGGCGGCCCCGGCCGGCCCCGGTCGACCGAGTCCGCCGGGGCACGGTGA
- a CDS encoding ATP-binding protein, giving the protein MEWAVTVGVVVGLVAGLAAGLLLVALVPAVRARVTSAAGRSGRRLGMGRLAIPDDQQAGLGRRTIDSLRAGVVVLDADDQPVRVNPAARAMGLLRTGPTPGSIAAHPLIRTLAGQVRRTGVRREIELDLPRGRDSAGENPLGVHLRAMAIGGGHVAVEAVDVTESHRLARVRRDFVANVSHELKTPIGALQLLAEALLDATEPAGAAAPDLSEDLVAARRFAERIQHESTRLGRLVQELLELTRLQGAEPQPPPEPVAVDWVVAEVVDRTRTSAAARRIEVEVTGERGLTVYGSDTQLATAVSNLVENAINYSGEDTTVRIATRADDEHVEIAVTDQGIGIAPTDVDRIFERFYRADQARSRDTGGTGLGLAIVKHIASNHGGRVEVASTLGGGSTFTLRLPARPPDDLLATLPPAGIESGPAELRQV; this is encoded by the coding sequence GTGGAGTGGGCGGTGACCGTCGGTGTGGTCGTGGGCCTGGTGGCCGGGCTGGCCGCCGGGTTGCTGCTGGTCGCGTTGGTCCCGGCGGTCCGCGCCCGGGTCACCTCGGCGGCGGGCCGGTCCGGCCGCCGTCTCGGCATGGGGAGGCTCGCGATACCAGACGACCAGCAGGCGGGGCTCGGCCGCCGGACGATCGACTCGCTCCGCGCCGGCGTGGTGGTGCTGGACGCCGACGACCAGCCGGTCCGGGTCAACCCGGCCGCCCGGGCGATGGGGCTGCTCCGCACCGGCCCGACGCCCGGTTCGATCGCCGCCCACCCGTTGATCCGTACGCTCGCCGGCCAGGTGCGCCGCACCGGCGTGCGGCGCGAGATCGAACTGGACCTGCCGCGGGGCCGCGACTCCGCCGGGGAGAACCCGCTCGGGGTGCACCTGCGGGCGATGGCGATCGGTGGCGGGCACGTCGCCGTGGAAGCGGTGGACGTGACCGAGTCGCACCGGCTGGCCCGGGTGCGGCGGGACTTCGTGGCGAACGTCAGCCACGAGCTGAAGACGCCGATCGGCGCCCTGCAACTGCTCGCCGAGGCGCTGCTGGACGCCACCGAGCCGGCCGGCGCGGCGGCGCCGGACCTGTCCGAGGACCTGGTCGCCGCCCGGCGCTTCGCCGAGCGCATCCAGCACGAGTCGACCCGGCTCGGCCGGCTGGTGCAGGAACTGCTGGAGCTGACCCGGTTGCAGGGCGCCGAGCCGCAGCCGCCGCCGGAGCCGGTCGCGGTGGACTGGGTGGTCGCCGAGGTGGTCGACCGCACCCGGACCAGCGCCGCCGCCCGGCGGATCGAGGTGGAGGTCACCGGCGAGCGCGGCCTGACCGTGTACGGCAGCGACACCCAACTCGCCACCGCCGTGTCGAACCTGGTGGAGAACGCCATCAACTACTCGGGCGAGGACACCACGGTGCGGATCGCCACCCGGGCCGACGACGAGCACGTCGAGATCGCCGTCACCGACCAGGGGATCGGGATCGCGCCGACCGACGTCGACCGGATCTTCGAGCGGTTCTACCGGGCCGACCAGGCGCGCTCCCGGGACACCGGCGGGACCGGCCTCGGGCTGGCCATCGTCAAACACATCGCGAGCAACCATGGCGGACGGGTCGAGGTGGCGAGCACTCTTGGTGGTGGGTCGACGTTCACCCTGCGGCTGCCCGCCCGT